The DNA window ACCCAGAAGCTGCAGCTGCCCCGTACCCCCCTAGATTTGGCAGGCCGCACCAAAAATGACACTGAGATGAACATTGCTGAGGCCACCCAGCAACTAGAACTGGTGCGCCAGAGCGGTGACGAAAAGATGATCCGCCGCTGGCAGATTCGCATTATGCAGAAGTATGCACTGCCCTTTGTTTGCGTGGTGTTTGGCCTGGTGGGGGCCTCCATTGGGGTGCTGCCCCAGCGCACCAGCCGCGCCACCAGCTTTGGCATCAGCATTGTGATTATTTTTGGCTACTACCTGCTCTCGTTCATTACCAACGCTATGGGCGAGGTGGGGGCGCTGTCGCCATTTATGTCGGCCTGGCTGCCGACGCTGTTGGGGTTGGCGATTGGCCTATATCTGCTGTTTCGAGCGTCTAAGTAATCTTCGTTCGGGATTAGGAAGTATTTGGTTTTAGGTTGGAACGTTCTAACCCGTTAACTTTTTAACTAAAACGGTAAGCTTTAATAAATCACAAACACGCTTTCTTGCCGTAATCCAGCCCTCTCCCCCAGCCCCTCTCCCAGGAAGGAGAGGGGAGCCGGAAAACTTTCAAAGTCCCTCTCCCAGCTTGGGAGAGGGATTTAGGACGAGGGCTGCGGGGACTTTGTGATCTACTGAGTTCACGTATCTCCCCTGATCCGATCCTTTGCTAAAAAAAGAAACCATCCTGCTCGATTTCTTCGATGGTTTGTAGACCGCGCGTATCGCCTACCTTGAGCAGGGCGGTGCGGGCGTCTTCGCGCACACCCAGGTCATCTTCTTCGGCGAAGCTTTCGATCAGGGCATCGATCGCCGTGTGATAGACCACGTTGGAGGGCAGCTCGCGGCAGAGCTGGCCTACAGTCCAAGCGCAGTTGCTACGCACTGCCGGAACTGGGTCGCGGCGCAGCCCTTCGATCAGGGGGGGGATGGCGGCAATGACCGACTCGTAGTTGACCTGGGCCATCTGAGCCAGGGCGCTGGCTGCCCACAGCCGCACGGCGGCAATATCGGTGCGCAGGGCTTCGATCAGCGGCAGCAGCGATCGCGCATCGTGGGCGTTGCCCAGGGCCCATACCAAGCCCTTGCGCACGTAACCATTCCAGTCGGTGGTCAGCTGGGCAATGATAGGCTCTACCGCCGAGCGATCAGGGTTGCGGCCCAGGGCGTAGGCGGCACTCACCCGCACCAGGGGGCAGGGATCGCTCAGCAGCGTTGTCAGGGGGCCCACCGCCCGCCTGTCTTCTACCTCGCAAAATGCCCGCGCCGCCAGCATGCGCTGCTGCGGATCGGTGGCGGTTAGCAGGGGCAGCATCGCCTCGGGGTCGAACTGGGGAGCTTGTTCCTCGTCTACGGGGCCCAGGGCATCGAGGGGGTCAGCAAACTCCAGGTCGGGGTTTAGGGTGGAGAGATCGTCGTCATACATAGGGCTACTTTATCCGGTTACGCGGCACTTTTAGCGCTGGCAAGGGCACTCTGCAAACTTTCGTTAAGCAGGACAAAGGGCCATAGTTAATGCGGCTGGGCAGTGGTTTAAGGAGGGCGATCGCCAGCAGTTCCCAGGTCTAGCTCTGCCAGCTGAATTTTCTAGCTGTTATGTAAAAAACTACATTGAGCAGACCGTAGGGTAGATTCTCTAGCCCTGGAGAGGCGAAATAACCTACCTCGAAGCAGGTTTGTCAGATTTGATTTCCGAAGAATATCAGTAGATACCTGTGGCCCAAGCCAGGCAGCCGCTAGGATGAGACCATTCGACCGGGGCTGCGCAAAGGAGCATTGGCAACGCTTCATTCTGCCTGGCAAAGCACATTGTGTCAGGTCATCAATGCCTGTTTAGACCCCAGGAAGCCTCCGCCAAAGTAATTAGGAACCTCACCGCCATGGCATCCCAGGACCAAGTTAGAAATTTTTTAGCCCACTGGTTTCAGCTGGGCAAACCAGTCGTGCTGGCCGAAGGTCGAGGCGAACAGCTGCCCGACCCGATCTTTCAAAATGGTCAATATAGCCAAGCCTTTGAAGACTGCTGGCACCGCATTATGGTGACCAGTGGCCAAGATTGCTATCTCAAAGGCACCAGCCAAAGCATTGCGGCGATGCTGTCGCCCGCCTGGGATGTAGCCCCCTGTGCTCGCTGTGAAATGCCGATTGTTATTCCCACGGCCGGTACGATGACGGAGCTCTGCCCCTGCAATGACCTGGCCACCTGGCCCAACACAGAGATTCCCATGCCCCGCACCGCGGTGGATAACCAGCACCATTTAACAGCGTTGAGACAGCGGTTAAATGTGGCGCCGAGTAAGCCTGCCGCCAATCGCTAGAGTTGATCTCTCGCCAGACCTAGACGGAAGAGGACGCCAGCACCTTCTCGTCATGGCGCGGGATGTCGTAGACCAGAAAGTCGTGGGCTAGGTTAGTGTTGGGAAAAATGGCCCGGGCCTCGGCCAGTAGGTCGGGCAGCTGAATATCGTTGCCGGGGGCGTAGCGAGGGCTGAAGTGGGTCATGATTAGCTGTTTGGCCTGGGCGCTAAGGGCGACCTGAGCTGCCATAGTTGAGGTGGAGTGTAGCCGCTGGTAGGCTAAGTCGGCATCACGGTGAGAGAAGGTAGCCTCGTGGATCAATACGTCGGCTTGGGTGGCGAGGGTGACGGCGCGATCGCAATAAATTGTATCGGTGCAGTACACCAGCTTGCGCCCCACCAGATCTGGCCCGCAGAGGTCGGCCCCGTTGATGGTGCGACCGTCATCGAGCTTGACCCG is part of the Leptolyngbya subtilissima AS-A7 genome and encodes:
- a CDS encoding HEAT repeat domain-containing protein; translation: MYDDDLSTLNPDLEFADPLDALGPVDEEQAPQFDPEAMLPLLTATDPQQRMLAARAFCEVEDRRAVGPLTTLLSDPCPLVRVSAAYALGRNPDRSAVEPIIAQLTTDWNGYVRKGLVWALGNAHDARSLLPLIEALRTDIAAVRLWAASALAQMAQVNYESVIAAIPPLIEGLRRDPVPAVRSNCAWTVGQLCRELPSNVVYHTAIDALIESFAEEDDLGVREDARTALLKVGDTRGLQTIEEIEQDGFFF